A genomic segment from Verrucomicrobiia bacterium encodes:
- a CDS encoding NAD(P)-dependent oxidoreductase, whose protein sequence is MPETIGFVGVGRMGANMARRLKDCGYPIAAVLDSHPERAQALAQELGCQAAQELKEVTRLCDVVFTVVTNDIAMKQVFNGGLLRRARGKLFINCATLTPAVHVWAETKAEKAGALGLEACMASSITQARQGTLYLMCGGTPAAFERAKPILEKISSSIRHIGPAGKAAQVKALVNMVMNINTAALAEGLALGDALGLDLTLLREVFSETGANSQVLKTDGEDMQNREHSCFFSGEHAAKDSGIALKLAKEHGLNLPLAVATKKQYERLVAAGFGGLDKSGIAELTFKDRGH, encoded by the coding sequence ATGCCTGAAACGATTGGATTTGTTGGCGTCGGCAGGATGGGTGCGAATATGGCGCGCCGCCTGAAGGACTGTGGGTACCCAATTGCAGCGGTGTTGGATTCTCATCCCGAAAGGGCACAAGCCCTGGCGCAGGAGTTGGGATGCCAGGCCGCCCAGGAGTTGAAAGAGGTCACCCGGCTCTGTGATGTCGTCTTTACGGTCGTCACAAATGACATCGCGATGAAGCAGGTTTTTAACGGCGGCCTGCTGCGACGAGCGCGGGGCAAGCTCTTTATTAACTGCGCGACGCTGACGCCCGCCGTCCACGTCTGGGCGGAAACTAAGGCCGAGAAGGCTGGGGCGCTTGGACTGGAAGCCTGCATGGCCTCGAGCATCACCCAAGCCCGCCAAGGCACTCTTTACCTCATGTGCGGCGGCACACCGGCGGCATTCGAGCGCGCCAAACCGATTCTGGAAAAAATCAGTTCATCGATCCGGCACATCGGGCCGGCAGGCAAGGCGGCGCAAGTCAAGGCGCTGGTCAATATGGTGATGAACATCAACACGGCTGCCCTGGCAGAAGGTCTTGCTCTGGGCGATGCCCTTGGGCTTGATCTGACGCTCCTGCGCGAAGTCTTCTCCGAGACCGGCGCCAATTCTCAGGTCCTCAAAACAGATGGCGAAGACATGCAAAACCGGGAGCACTCCTGCTTTTTTTCAGGCGAGCACGCCGCGAAGGATTCCGGCATTGCCCTCAAATTGGCCAAAGAGCATGGGCTTAACCTGCCCCTGGCTGTGGCAACCAAAAAACAATACGAACGCCTGGTGGCTGCCGGATTCGGCGGGCTCGATAAATCAGGGATAGCCGAATTGACGTTCAAAGACCGAGGGCACTAA
- the polX gene encoding DNA polymerase/3'-5' exonuclease PolX: MDKEQVAGILTSIATLLELKGENPFKARAYLNAARALEGMSEPLDKVIGEERLAEVKGIGESIQKKICELITTGRLAYYEELKAATPPGLVAMLDIPGLGPKKIKALHDELGIETVEQLEAACNEGTVARLKGFGEKTQTNICEGIHRRRAYASRHLLGETLPLSERLLERLRSHEEVLRCSTAGSLRRYREVIGDIDLLASSRHPGEVLEFFTRQPGILEVLARGDSKASILLEGGIQSDLRVVSDSEYAPALMYFTGSKEHNIIMRQRAIDRGLRLNEYGLFRSKSETRDPKLLVPCKTEEEVFQALGLSYIPPEMREDLGEISLAEQGPLPRLLEWTDLKGSLHNHSTWSDGHQRPEEIARDMQELGLAYWGITDHSKSSFQANGLDASRLKQQLKEIASINAALAKEAIPFRLLTGAEVDILRDGRLDFPDELLAELDVVIASIHQSFSQTETEMTKRLIGAARNPYVHILGHLTGRLLLDREPYKVDHRAVVDACAETGTWIELNASPNRFDMDWRFWPYAKSKGVKCVIDCDAHRFEHAGFLRLGAGIAHKGWLTKEDVVNTLPFDKLIKALRAKRPPRKA, from the coding sequence ATGGATAAGGAACAGGTAGCCGGCATTTTGACCAGTATCGCCACGTTGCTCGAACTGAAGGGGGAGAACCCGTTCAAAGCGCGCGCCTATCTGAACGCCGCGCGCGCCCTGGAAGGCATGAGCGAACCTCTGGACAAAGTCATTGGGGAGGAGCGATTGGCAGAAGTTAAAGGGATTGGCGAATCCATTCAGAAGAAAATCTGCGAACTTATCACAACAGGACGGCTGGCGTATTACGAGGAACTCAAAGCCGCCACGCCGCCCGGGCTGGTGGCCATGCTCGACATCCCGGGGCTGGGCCCAAAAAAGATCAAAGCCCTCCACGACGAACTCGGTATCGAGACAGTCGAGCAACTCGAAGCGGCCTGCAATGAGGGCACGGTAGCGCGCCTGAAGGGTTTTGGCGAAAAGACCCAAACCAACATTTGTGAGGGCATCCACCGGCGCCGCGCCTATGCTTCGAGGCATCTGCTGGGCGAGACGTTGCCGCTGTCCGAGAGGTTGTTGGAACGGCTCCGCTCGCATGAGGAGGTGTTGCGGTGCAGCACGGCAGGGAGTTTGCGCCGCTATCGCGAGGTCATTGGCGACATCGATTTGCTGGCCTCGTCGCGACATCCCGGAGAGGTGCTGGAATTCTTTACGCGCCAGCCGGGCATCCTCGAGGTGCTGGCCCGGGGCGACAGCAAGGCCAGCATCCTCCTGGAAGGAGGCATCCAATCGGACCTGCGCGTGGTCAGTGATTCCGAGTACGCCCCGGCTCTGATGTATTTCACCGGCAGCAAGGAACACAATATCATCATGCGCCAGCGGGCCATCGACCGCGGGCTGCGGCTCAACGAATACGGCCTGTTCCGCTCGAAGAGCGAAACTCGTGACCCGAAGCTGCTCGTCCCGTGCAAGACCGAGGAGGAAGTCTTTCAAGCACTCGGGTTGAGTTATATCCCGCCGGAGATGCGCGAGGACCTCGGGGAGATTTCTCTGGCCGAGCAGGGCCCCCTGCCGCGGCTGTTGGAATGGACTGACCTGAAAGGCTCGCTGCACAATCACTCGACCTGGAGCGATGGGCACCAGCGCCCGGAAGAGATTGCCAGAGACATGCAGGAGCTGGGGTTGGCGTACTGGGGGATAACAGACCATTCCAAGTCCTCGTTTCAGGCCAATGGCCTCGATGCGTCCCGGCTGAAACAACAACTCAAGGAAATCGCCTCCATCAACGCCGCCCTGGCCAAGGAGGCAATCCCATTCCGGCTGCTGACCGGCGCCGAGGTGGATATCTTGCGGGATGGCCGGCTGGATTTTCCCGATGAGCTGCTGGCGGAACTGGACGTGGTCATCGCCAGCATCCACCAGAGCTTCAGCCAAACAGAGACCGAAATGACCAAGAGGCTGATTGGCGCGGCGCGCAATCCCTACGTCCATATCCTGGGTCATTTAACTGGCCGCTTGCTGCTCGACCGCGAGCCTTACAAGGTTGATCATCGGGCGGTGGTGGATGCGTGCGCCGAAACGGGCACCTGGATAGAACTCAATGCCAGCCCCAACCGTTTTGATATGGACTGGCGCTTCTGGCCCTATGCGAAATCTAAAGGGGTAAAATGCGTCATCGATTGCGACGCCCACCGTTTCGAGCACGCCGGTTTTCTACGCCTGGGCGCCGGCATTGCGCACAAAGGCTGGCTGACCAAGGAAGACGTGGTGAACACACTGCCTTTTGACAAGTTGATCAAGGCTCTGCGCGCCAAACGGCCGCCAAGGAAGGCATGA
- a CDS encoding DUF4159 domain-containing protein gives MKRKRIKRPGWVAILSLALISVLPLAPAQGQNRARTRFGRSYGMDSPEAAQEQQLMQQALVPGFEEDVFTFARLRFDTDTRYGLGGGRQWDDDTPEADLNLTYRLFQVTSLTVRPGLNFIDITTKDLEKYPFVYLASAGRVVLSDSEVRDLRRYLLNGGFLMADDFWGDEQWTHFYEQLKRVFPEREPVELSLDHPIFHCVFNFKKEPQMPSVGAFFRFRTSYDPGWPYYDKNHDPHFYAIYDNKNRMMVIICHNNHFGDGWEHESDDESYFKIFSEPMAYPMFINILEYAMTH, from the coding sequence ATGAAACGCAAAAGAATCAAGCGGCCAGGATGGGTGGCCATTCTCTCATTAGCGCTTATCAGTGTCCTCCCGCTCGCCCCGGCCCAGGGTCAGAACCGCGCCAGGACCCGCTTTGGCCGCAGCTATGGGATGGATAGTCCCGAGGCTGCTCAGGAACAGCAATTGATGCAACAAGCGCTGGTCCCCGGGTTCGAGGAGGATGTCTTCACGTTCGCGCGGCTCAGATTTGATACCGATACGCGGTATGGCCTGGGCGGCGGACGCCAATGGGACGATGATACGCCCGAGGCCGATTTGAATCTGACGTACCGCCTGTTCCAGGTGACCAGCCTCACCGTCCGGCCCGGCCTGAACTTTATCGACATTACCACCAAGGACCTTGAAAAGTATCCCTTTGTGTACCTTGCCTCAGCCGGCAGGGTGGTGCTTTCTGACTCGGAGGTCCGCGATCTACGCCGTTACCTTTTGAACGGCGGGTTCCTCATGGCCGATGATTTTTGGGGAGATGAGCAGTGGACGCATTTTTATGAGCAACTCAAGCGGGTGTTCCCCGAACGTGAGCCCGTTGAATTATCGCTCGACCATCCCATTTTTCATTGCGTGTTTAATTTCAAGAAGGAGCCTCAAATGCCAAGCGTGGGGGCCTTCTTTCGCTTCCGCACCTCGTATGATCCGGGCTGGCCTTATTACGACAAGAATCATGACCCCCATTTTTATGCGATTTACGATAACAAGAACCGCATGATGGTGATCATTTGCCATAACAATCACTTTGGCGATGGATGGGAGCACGAAAGCGACGACGAAAGTTATTTTAAGATTTTTTCCGAGCCGATGGCCTACCCCATGTTCATTAACATCCTCGAATACGCCATGACGCACTAG
- a CDS encoding prolyl oligopeptidase family serine peptidase, whose amino-acid sequence MKSLPIQASLLFSLLACAAPAQSTDSPVQQEKHFEARITTTAKLNYLLFLPQGYEGSRKKWPLMLFLHGSGESGTNIEKVKVHGPPKIVESKPDFPFILVSPQSPGRGWNPDVLNALLDRIISKYRVDKDRVYLTGLSMGGFGTWALAAEHAEKFAAIVPICGGGNPADAPKLARLPIWVFHGAKDPTVPPARSKEMVEAIRAAGGNVKFTVYPDAGHDCWTETYNNPALYEWLLDQKRKR is encoded by the coding sequence ATGAAATCCTTACCAATCCAAGCGTCTCTTCTTTTTTCACTGCTGGCCTGTGCCGCTCCGGCTCAATCAACTGACTCGCCCGTCCAGCAGGAGAAGCATTTCGAAGCTAGGATCACCACAACGGCCAAACTCAATTACTTGCTGTTTCTGCCCCAGGGTTACGAAGGCTCTAGAAAGAAATGGCCGCTCATGCTCTTTCTGCACGGCTCGGGCGAATCCGGCACGAACATCGAAAAGGTCAAGGTGCACGGGCCGCCTAAGATCGTTGAGTCCAAGCCGGACTTCCCCTTTATCCTGGTTTCACCACAAAGCCCCGGGCGCGGCTGGAACCCGGACGTCCTAAATGCCCTGCTGGACCGAATCATCTCCAAGTATCGCGTCGATAAAGACCGGGTTTATCTGACCGGTCTGAGCATGGGCGGCTTTGGGACCTGGGCCCTGGCGGCGGAGCACGCGGAGAAATTTGCCGCCATTGTGCCCATTTGCGGAGGAGGCAATCCGGCCGACGCCCCCAAACTGGCCCGCTTGCCTATCTGGGTTTTCCATGGCGCCAAAGACCCAACCGTGCCGCCGGCGCGCTCGAAGGAGATGGTCGAGGCCATCCGGGCTGCCGGAGGCAATGTGAAGTTTACGGTCTATCCGGATGCCGGCCATGATTGTTGGACTGAGACCTACAATAATCCGGCGCTTTACGAGTGGCTGCTGGATCAGAAAAGGAAACGATAA
- a CDS encoding DNA methyltransferase yields the protein MAAKTKRRAARYPLSGRTAALKLKETSQGILLPPDWSIDASQKSGLSKVNGGFADSAFSDNKLRPIHRWVPWIAGFSAEFVQDAFARYLPPNSNVRAVVLDPFCGVGTTLIEAMRCGHDAVGFEINPYAALAATAKCQAADIAPEQVGGVILKFQQHMSRAARRNGTAAVPEYFRSRIPFFGSHSQAKVLKAVGFIQHIEPKNIQDLFWLAFGSVMVSLSNYSYEPSLSSRPAAGKATQDDAPVAEAILTKLLAMKSDVSWFRAELDRFEPRSTGRVITESFLKGARQLRAGSVDLIVTSPPYLNNYHYVRNTRPQLFWLGFIKKASELKGLENQNFGKYWQTVRDLESVPLDFEHPGLEGLLEKISKIGLDRGTYGGPGWANYAATYFNDMNRFCCAAEHVLRPQGRAVVVVGNSILQGVEIPIDNILADLASRHNLVTENIHIVRQKRVGASIVASSVRQGAKSTARLYESAVVLRRI from the coding sequence GTGGCCGCAAAAACCAAACGTCGCGCCGCGCGCTATCCGCTTTCGGGGCGAACAGCCGCTTTAAAACTGAAGGAAACGTCGCAAGGCATCCTGCTGCCGCCAGATTGGTCAATCGATGCATCCCAGAAGAGCGGGCTTTCGAAGGTTAATGGAGGCTTTGCTGATTCGGCCTTCAGCGATAACAAATTGCGCCCAATTCATCGCTGGGTGCCGTGGATAGCCGGATTCTCAGCGGAGTTCGTGCAGGACGCATTCGCCCGGTATTTGCCGCCGAACTCCAACGTCCGAGCTGTGGTTCTCGACCCTTTCTGCGGCGTCGGAACGACTCTCATCGAGGCCATGCGGTGCGGCCATGACGCTGTGGGATTCGAGATCAACCCTTACGCGGCTCTGGCGGCCACCGCGAAGTGCCAGGCGGCCGACATCGCTCCTGAGCAGGTGGGTGGGGTCATTCTTAAATTCCAACAGCACATGAGCCGGGCGGCCAGGCGCAACGGCACCGCAGCAGTGCCGGAATATTTCCGCAGCCGAATCCCGTTTTTCGGGAGCCATTCGCAAGCAAAGGTGCTCAAAGCAGTGGGTTTTATCCAGCACATCGAGCCCAAGAACATTCAAGACTTGTTCTGGCTCGCATTCGGCTCTGTCATGGTGAGCCTGTCGAATTATTCGTACGAGCCGAGCCTGTCATCCCGACCGGCGGCAGGCAAGGCGACCCAGGATGACGCGCCTGTCGCGGAAGCAATCCTCACCAAGCTTCTGGCGATGAAATCCGACGTGAGCTGGTTTCGGGCAGAGTTGGACCGTTTTGAGCCGAGGTCAACGGGCCGGGTCATTACAGAGAGCTTCCTTAAAGGGGCGCGGCAGTTGCGAGCGGGCTCGGTGGACCTGATCGTCACCTCTCCTCCGTACCTGAACAACTATCATTACGTGAGGAACACCCGGCCTCAGCTCTTCTGGCTTGGTTTTATAAAGAAGGCCAGTGAACTGAAGGGCCTCGAAAACCAGAACTTTGGCAAGTACTGGCAAACGGTCCGTGACCTCGAAAGCGTGCCGCTGGATTTCGAACATCCTGGTCTGGAAGGCCTGCTCGAGAAAATCAGCAAAATCGGCTTAGACCGCGGAACCTACGGCGGGCCCGGTTGGGCGAATTATGCCGCCACTTATTTTAACGATATGAACCGATTCTGTTGCGCCGCAGAGCACGTCCTCCGGCCGCAGGGCCGCGCTGTGGTGGTCGTTGGAAATTCCATACTCCAAGGCGTGGAAATCCCAATCGACAACATCCTCGCCGACCTGGCGTCTCGGCACAATCTGGTCACCGAAAATATCCACATCGTGCGCCAGAAACGCGTCGGCGCCAGCATTGTCGCTTCTTCGGTGCGGCAAGGAGCAAAAAGCACGGCCAGGCTCTACGAGAGCGCGGTTGTGCTACGGCGAATCTGA
- a CDS encoding arginine deiminase-related protein — translation MHRAQQAVSAVAASQWQQLKEQLQSLGCVVELIEPEPGLPDMVFTANAGLVVGNRFIRSNFRFPQRRGEEQHFEQWFARNDYEIARLPQNMLFEGEGDALFCGDTLFCGYRFRSDIHSHRYLAELLKCLVVSVELVDDRFYHLDTCFCPLPRGGAAWYPAAFDEYGQRAIRQHVAPLIEAPAEEAGHFGCNAVCLEKDVVLPESCPRLGEALQKEGYQTHRLAMTEFLKAGGACKCLTLFLPQKN, via the coding sequence ATGCATCGCGCTCAGCAGGCTGTCAGCGCCGTGGCGGCGAGCCAATGGCAACAGCTCAAGGAGCAGTTGCAATCGTTGGGTTGCGTTGTCGAACTCATTGAGCCTGAGCCGGGGCTGCCGGACATGGTGTTTACGGCCAACGCGGGGTTGGTCGTAGGCAACAGGTTTATCCGCAGCAACTTCAGATTCCCTCAGCGGCGTGGCGAAGAACAACACTTCGAGCAATGGTTCGCCCGGAATGATTATGAGATCGCGCGCCTGCCGCAGAATATGCTTTTCGAAGGAGAAGGGGATGCGTTGTTTTGCGGCGACACTCTGTTCTGCGGCTACCGGTTCCGGTCCGATATTCATTCACACCGGTACCTGGCCGAGCTGTTGAAATGTCTGGTTGTTTCGGTCGAGTTGGTGGATGACCGGTTTTACCATCTCGACACGTGTTTTTGTCCATTGCCTCGAGGCGGCGCGGCCTGGTACCCGGCGGCATTCGATGAATACGGTCAGCGGGCCATCCGGCAGCATGTGGCGCCGCTGATCGAGGCCCCGGCGGAAGAAGCGGGCCATTTCGGCTGCAACGCGGTATGTCTGGAAAAAGATGTGGTGCTGCCGGAAAGCTGCCCGCGCCTGGGCGAGGCCTTGCAGAAGGAAGGCTATCAGACGCATCGACTCGCCATGACGGAGTTTCTTAAAGCCGGCGGCGCATGCAAATGCCTGACGCTGTTTTTGCCGCAGAAGAACTGA
- a CDS encoding FIST N-terminal domain-containing protein, with protein sequence MGNEYSTAAHWPGAFEEAGIQKWAEHLRYQLTGPVSLGLVFMTPRFFPFARQVLEILQVHARIPLLAGCSSQALIVGAQEVEQNAGITLGLYSLPGADLKGFHFTQAQVEQCSGPAYWRSETGLQPDQTNGWLVFIDPFHLDSESWLKTWNEAYAPRPVLGGLASGDLTEQTTQIYLNGDVFEEGGVALSFGGAVGLAGVTSQGCTPIGETWTLTKVEQNIIHEIGNRPAYEVLAETFNQLAPEDQKKARGNLFIGLVVNEYLEDFHRGDFLIRNLLGADPRSGSIAVGALPRLGQTVQFQRRSATAATEDMDELLTRARAKLGAATIYGGCLCSCNGRGQGLFGKPNHDAQMVQQRLGPLGLSGFFCNGEIGPVGQKNFLHGYTASLALFIKK encoded by the coding sequence GTGGGTAACGAATATTCCACAGCGGCACATTGGCCGGGCGCCTTCGAGGAAGCCGGCATTCAAAAATGGGCCGAACATCTTCGCTACCAATTGACCGGGCCGGTATCACTGGGATTGGTTTTCATGACGCCCCGGTTCTTTCCCTTTGCCAGGCAAGTTCTTGAGATATTGCAGGTCCATGCCCGTATCCCGCTGCTGGCGGGCTGCTCCAGCCAGGCATTGATCGTCGGCGCGCAGGAAGTCGAACAGAACGCCGGCATCACCCTCGGCCTCTATTCCTTGCCCGGCGCAGATTTGAAAGGATTTCACTTCACCCAGGCCCAGGTCGAGCAATGCAGTGGACCGGCCTATTGGCGGTCAGAGACCGGTTTGCAGCCCGACCAGACCAATGGCTGGCTGGTCTTTATTGACCCGTTTCACCTGGATAGCGAGTCGTGGCTCAAGACCTGGAATGAAGCATACGCCCCGCGGCCAGTGCTTGGCGGTTTGGCTAGCGGTGACCTGACCGAGCAAACGACGCAGATTTATCTTAACGGCGACGTGTTCGAAGAAGGCGGCGTGGCGCTTTCATTCGGCGGCGCGGTTGGATTGGCCGGAGTGACCTCTCAAGGCTGCACCCCCATCGGAGAGACCTGGACGTTAACCAAGGTTGAGCAAAACATTATCCACGAGATCGGCAACCGGCCTGCCTACGAAGTGCTTGCCGAAACTTTCAATCAACTCGCGCCCGAAGACCAAAAAAAGGCGCGCGGCAATCTCTTCATCGGGTTGGTCGTGAACGAGTACCTCGAAGACTTTCATCGCGGCGACTTCCTCATCCGCAATTTGCTCGGGGCCGATCCGCGCTCCGGGAGCATCGCGGTGGGCGCCTTGCCGCGCCTGGGCCAAACCGTGCAGTTCCAGCGGCGCTCGGCAACTGCGGCTACCGAGGATATGGACGAGTTGTTGACTCGCGCCCGCGCCAAGCTGGGTGCGGCCACCATTTATGGCGGTTGCCTGTGCAGTTGCAATGGGCGCGGGCAAGGCCTCTTCGGCAAGCCCAATCACGACGCCCAGATGGTCCAGCAGCGCCTGGGGCCTCTCGGTTTGTCCGGTTTCTTTTGCAATGGCGAGATTGGACCGGTCGGCCAAAAGAATTTCCTCCATGGTTACACCGCATCTCTGGCGCTGTTTATAAAGAAGTAG